ACACCAACATACGCAAGAAATACCTCACAACCCTTGCGAACCATTTTTTCGGCCCTTAatgcagagatcacattagacagaAAGTCCCTTCGATCCCCAATCACAGCCACCTCCTCACCTTCAATAGTCTTTAACACCATACACTTAAGAGTAAAATCCAAACTTGCATGGTGTTTAACCAATCAATCCATCCCCAGTATTAGGTCCAATTCACCAAACGGTAGCTCCATTAAATCCTCTAGAAATATAACTCCTTGAACCTCTAAGGGTACATCTGTGAACAACTTGTCTACCCTTACTGATTTTCCTAGTGGACTTAACACAATCATCTTAGTAATAGTACTCTCACGCATGATACCCAAGGTGCCAGACACAGTGCATGcaatgtatgaatgtgtagaccCTATGTCAATTAAAGTAGTGAAAGGTACATTATGAATTAGGAACGTATCGATTATAACATCTGGAGCGTCACCATCCTCTCGGCGATGAGTAGCATAGACAAGTGCTGGCTGTCTTGCCTCATTATTACCAACACCTCTGCCAAACATTCCACAACCTCGTCTCACACCATTACCACCTCTAACCTGCCCACAGCCTCTCGGTGGCTGCTGACTACCTCTTACTGGCTGAGCAAAACCCTGACCTGTAGCTTGCATCTGAGTAAGCCTTTGAGGACAATCCTTAACTTGATGCTCCTTAGACCCACATTTGAAACATGCCCCAATCTTCTTCCAACACTCACCCAGATGATGTCTCCAACAATCAGCACAAGGCTGAGCTTTTACAATAGAAACCCCAGCTCGGACTGGCCCATCAAACCTAGCTTTGTTTTTAGGCCTTCTAGAAGAACTTGAGGGCTCTAAATCCTTCTTAAACCTGCCCCTATCTTTCTCACGGTTCTGGCGCTCAGAGCACTTCACATCCTCAGTGATTTTTGCCTTTTCAACCAGTGTAGCAAAATCTCGCTCCCTCTGTGGAGCTATCAAGATTCGTAACTCATCCCAGAGGCTGTCCTCAAATCGCACACAACGTTCATATTCATTCGCCACTATCCGACGAGCATAGTGACTCAGTCGTAGGAACTCTGCCTCAT
This genomic window from Gossypium raimondii isolate GPD5lz chromosome 10, ASM2569854v1, whole genome shotgun sequence contains:
- the LOC128033972 gene encoding uncharacterized protein LOC128033972, with amino-acid sequence MPNVEAREAPASPVTESGSFDRAVGDDALSRAMVRILERVTGTTKRSSLFNLRDEAYQWWLTVREGTQADRLTWDFFKSACQGKYVGASYVDARRKEFLSLIQGNKTVAEYEAEFLRLSHYARRIVANEYERCVRFEDSLWDELRILIAPQRERDFATLVEKAKITEDVKCSERQNREKDRGRFKKDLEPSSSSRRPKNKARFDGPVRAGVSIVKAQPCADCWRHHLGECWKKIGACFKCGSKEHQVKDCPQRLTQMQATGQGFAQPVRGSQQPPRGCGQVRGGNGVRRGCGMFGRGVGNNEARQPALVYATHRREDGDAPDVIIDTFLIHNVPFTTLIDIGSTHSYIACTVSGTLGIMRESTITKMIVLSPLGKSVRVDKLFTDVPLEVQGVIFLEDLMELPFGELDLILGMD